A genomic stretch from Argiope bruennichi chromosome 2, qqArgBrue1.1, whole genome shotgun sequence includes:
- the LOC129961931 gene encoding fas-binding factor 1 homolog isoform X1, with protein MLYNVYNSEDEYDFGTILKKLDDLDKKHYASQQKDTDVKAQSTMSSPDKKGGNFSDFDNSDDDIASLLADDDDDIFAKKAFGDSPSKKPSLGHILSSQNSEDLPKTSSKITTGIINKTSPKRTLSKSSSKLSDDGTDDDALNAFLSESSLPSFLADSKKNSPSKKISKKTGEETGESSKFFADLDKPSSTVLSQSKTNKNSQSKSSVSDDEDDILKSLDADNKIIGTPRKQRSGSFFDDFLKNLSPKSSPKKSVAEQLDDIKGDDSEDDDLLKSLESDVKSSASPRKRSGSFFDDFLKNISPKQSPKKGPALNTKSSKIETSKIEDSEEEDILGTFASPKKSFSPVKRNPTQEKRRESLQKQVSFKGIPESLAEQSQKESPEKKQSSFTPKMQAEKLVSEVKTATKSISQPKRSERMGATSKDDTDWLNFFKESPKKSVKPKEHPPKSKENMTDEIQISSKDLKANTNRRRSSSAEWLGLSESATVSQSLLQTSSKNKISLETDDDWLEEKEPVKISRPSTTPGRTRVSDDSQTADVSWITDDKNITVEKRKNLFDSPNLLRDSISLPEASAPDMNKKIVITKAQVLEPSILPQERKVPSAHLKEIHLQSSENRNYSALDLQNPVSNATDNYALRTISKDSGFSQEPAFEGSANTHVLQTIINNHIFERDQLLKSSEAMKAMYEERIKTLENLHKDQLKALQDSLNNMETKIKSEMEGQIRIFEEKLFQAEEEKKALEKNFKAKQETSEKETLKEIQKLKELHNQSIALMKQDHEEALLRLKRLKEQEIEALLSTQAHSRSLQHLTEQLEARTAELASLQVKLEERNQVTMRERQAVLDAKEKDLRSLQNRLQKQLDNSDEERDRLQQLVLKLESRLQKYTTEGEEERWELQQMKARLSVQQKHLDEEYKLQVQQVEREKEKIRLSQDSLLHEQKTVLVQLAQERQQLMQEKADMEFLAKKIKEDEAKLHVKILKEETFIDRQKQVLQQEQNKLNFEKSNMKQELELLERERDALQSEKQMIKDERQKLNELNFKLRRKENELEMLSMSTTEEKERGQAEHAAALRIKADQQSREQQITKKMQELMEKEHQILSEKEKLAEERLELERKKNSVLCNKCRLSLGHPINAPPTGIDHTSISNINASPVVTSSLMNGISNPIVPPHLDPSLVVWYITAQKDREFLQEELSFLRSLKESSKKESSKLNFSKR; from the exons atgcTATACAATGTATATAACTCAGAAGATGAATATGATTTTGGAACAATATTAAag aaattagaTGATCTTGATAAGAAGCACTATGCTTCACAACAAAAGGATACTGATGTAAAAGCACAAAGCACAATGTCAAGTCCTGATAAGAAAGGTGGCAACt tttcTGATTTTGACAACAGTGATGATGATATTGCAAGTCTTTTAGCTGACGATGATGAtgatatttttgcaaagaaagcTTTTGGCGATTCTCCATCTAAAAAGCCATCATTAG GTCACATTCTTTCCTCGCAAAATTCAGAAGATTTACCGAAAACTAGTTCAAAAATAACTACAGGAATTATTAATAAGACCTCTCCAAAGCGGACACTATCTAAAAGTAGCTCTAAACTGAGTGATGATGGAACTGATGATGATGCTTTGAATGCTTTTTTATCTGAATCAAGCCTTCCTTCTTTTTTGGCTGACTCCAAAAAGAATTCGCCTTccaaaaagatttcaaagaaaactgGTGAAGAAACAGGagaatcatcaaaattttttgcTGATTTAGATAAGCCATCAAGCACAGTACTGTCacaaagcaaaacaaataaaaatagtcaGTCAAAATCTTCAGTGAGCGATGATGAAGatgatatattgaaatctttagatgcagataataaaattattggcaCTCCTCGTAAACAAAGAAGTGGTTCATTTTTTGatgactttttgaaaaatttatctccTAAATCTTCACCAAAGAAATCTGTAGCTGAACAACTTGATGACATAAAAG gTGATGATTCAGAAGATGATGACTTGTTGAAATCATTAGAATCTGATGTGAAATCTTCAGCATCTCCTCGAAAAAGAAGTGGATCGTTCTTTGAtgacttcttaaaaaatatttctccaaagcAATCTCCAAAAAAGGGACCTGCTCTTAATACTAAATCTTCTAAAATTGAGACAAGTAAAATCGAAg ATTCCGAAGAAGAAGATATTCTTGGAACATTTGCATCCCCTAAAAAAAG TTTTTCCCCAGTGAAAAGAAATCCTACTCAAGAAAAAAGAAGAGAGAGTTTGCAGAAACAAGTTAGCTTTAAAGGTATTCCTGAATCATTGGCGGAACAGTCTCAGAAAGAAAGTCCAGAAAAGAAACAGTCATCATTCACTCCTAAAATGCAAGCAGAAAAATTAGTATCTGAAGTCAAAACAGCAACTAAGTCTATATCACAACCAAAAAGATCAGAAAGAATGGGTGCAACCAGTAAAGATGATACTGATTGGttgaacttttttaaagaaagtccaaaaaaatctgtaaaaccAAAAGAACACCCACCAAAGTCAAAAGAAAACATGACTGATGAAATTCAGATTTCATCCAAAGATTTGAAAGCCAATACCAACAGAAGAAGAAGTTCGAGTGCTGAATGGCTAGGCTTAAGTGAATCAGCAACAGTATCTCAAAGTCTGTTACAAACttctagcaaaaataaaatatctttagaaacaGATGATGACTGGCTGGAAGAAAAAGAACCAGTTAAAATATCTAGACCTAGTACAACACCTGGTAGAACAAGAGTAAGTGATGATTCTCAAACAGCTGATGTAAGTTGGATTACTGATGACAAAAATATTACAGTTGAAAAACGCAAGAATCTATTTGATTCGCCTAATTTATTAAGAGATTCAATATCTTTACCTGAAGCAAGTGCACCTGACATGAATAAAAAGATTGTTATAACAAAAGCCCAAGTTTTAGAACCATCTATTTTACCTCAGGAAAGGAAAGTACCTTcagctcatttaaaagaaattcatttgcaATCATCTgagaatagaaattattcagcATTAGACCTGCAAAATCCAGTTAGCAATGCAACTGACAACTATGCTCTTCGGACGATATCAAAAGATTCTGGCTTCTCTCAAGAACCTGCATTTGAAGGTAGTGCTAACACACATGTTTTGCAAACAATA attaataatcacatttttgaaaGAGATCAACTATTAAAATCTTCTGAAGCAATGAAAGCCATGTATGAAGAAAGAATCAAGACTCTTGAAAATTTACACAA agaCCAGCTTAAAGCATTGCAGGACTCATTAAACAATATGGAAACTAA aataaaatcagaaatggaagggcaaattagaatatttgaagaaaaactaTTCCAAGCAGAAGAAGAAAAGAAGgcattagaaaagaattttaaagctaAACAAGAAACATCCGAAAAagaaactttgaaagaaattcaaaaattaaaggaacTACATAA tCAATCAATTGCTTTAATGAAACAAGATCATGAGGAAGCATTACTTAGGCTAAAAAGATTGAAAGAACAGGAGATTGAAGCTTTGTTGAGTACTCAAGCACACTCAAG atCTTTGCAACATTTAACAGAACAGTTAGAAGCAAGAACTGCAGAACTAGCTTCGTTACAAGTGAAACTTGAGGAAAGAAATCAAGTCACTATGAGAGAGAGACAAGCTGTTTTGGATGCTAAAGAGAAGGATCTGAGAA GTTTACAGAACAGACTTCAGAAACAGCTTGATAACAGTGATGAGGAAAGAGACAGACTGCAACAACTGGTACTTAAACTAGAGAGTCGTTTACAAAAGTATACAACAGAAGGAGAAGAG gaaCGCTGGGAACTGCAGCAAATGAAAGCTAGACTATCAGTTCAACAGAAACATTTAGATGAAGAATACAAGTTACAAGTGCAGCAAgttgaaagagaaaaagaaaagatacgTTTATCTCAG GATTCTTTATTACATGAGCAAAAAACTGTCCTTGTCCAGCTAGCACAAGAAAGACAACAATTAATGCAAGAAAAGGCTGATATGGAATTTTTAGCTAAGAAGATCAAGGAAGATGAGGCAAAActtcatgtcaaaatattaaaa GAAGAAACTTTCATTGATAGGCAAAAACAAGTTCTACAACAAGAACAGAATAAGCttaactttgaaaagagtaataTGAAACAAGAATTGGAATTATTAGAACGAGAGAGAGATGCCCTTCAGTCAGAAAAACAGATGATAAAAGATGAAAGGCAAAaacttaatgaattaaattttaaactgagaaggaaagaaaatgaattagaaatgttATCTATG TCCACTACAGAAGAAAAGGAAAGAGGGCAAGCAGAACATGCAGCTGCTCTGAGAATTAAGGCAGATCAACAATCAAGAGaacaacaaattacaaaaaagatgCAAGAGCTGATGGAAAAGGAGCATCAAATATTATCT gaaaaagaaaaattagcagAAGAGCGACTtgaattagaaagaaagaaaaattctgtgcTTTGCAACAAATGTAGGCTCTCTCTAGGGCATCCAATAAATG ctcCTCCAACTGGAATTGATCACACATCAATCAGCAATATTAATGCCTCACCAGTTGTTACATCATCTCTTATGAATGGGATCTCAAATCCTATAGTACCGCCTCATCTAGATCCAAGCTTGGTTGTTTGGTATATAACAGCCCAAAAa gaTAGAGAATTTTTACAAGAGGAGCTGTCTTTCTTAAGATCACTGAAAGAATCCAGCAAGAAAGAATCCTCAAAGTTAAATTTCTCTAAGAGATAG
- the LOC129961931 gene encoding fas-binding factor 1 homolog isoform X2, whose protein sequence is MSSPDKKGGNFSDFDNSDDDIASLLADDDDDIFAKKAFGDSPSKKPSLGHILSSQNSEDLPKTSSKITTGIINKTSPKRTLSKSSSKLSDDGTDDDALNAFLSESSLPSFLADSKKNSPSKKISKKTGEETGESSKFFADLDKPSSTVLSQSKTNKNSQSKSSVSDDEDDILKSLDADNKIIGTPRKQRSGSFFDDFLKNLSPKSSPKKSVAEQLDDIKGDDSEDDDLLKSLESDVKSSASPRKRSGSFFDDFLKNISPKQSPKKGPALNTKSSKIETSKIEDSEEEDILGTFASPKKSFSPVKRNPTQEKRRESLQKQVSFKGIPESLAEQSQKESPEKKQSSFTPKMQAEKLVSEVKTATKSISQPKRSERMGATSKDDTDWLNFFKESPKKSVKPKEHPPKSKENMTDEIQISSKDLKANTNRRRSSSAEWLGLSESATVSQSLLQTSSKNKISLETDDDWLEEKEPVKISRPSTTPGRTRVSDDSQTADVSWITDDKNITVEKRKNLFDSPNLLRDSISLPEASAPDMNKKIVITKAQVLEPSILPQERKVPSAHLKEIHLQSSENRNYSALDLQNPVSNATDNYALRTISKDSGFSQEPAFEGSANTHVLQTIINNHIFERDQLLKSSEAMKAMYEERIKTLENLHKDQLKALQDSLNNMETKIKSEMEGQIRIFEEKLFQAEEEKKALEKNFKAKQETSEKETLKEIQKLKELHNQSIALMKQDHEEALLRLKRLKEQEIEALLSTQAHSRSLQHLTEQLEARTAELASLQVKLEERNQVTMRERQAVLDAKEKDLRSLQNRLQKQLDNSDEERDRLQQLVLKLESRLQKYTTEGEEERWELQQMKARLSVQQKHLDEEYKLQVQQVEREKEKIRLSQDSLLHEQKTVLVQLAQERQQLMQEKADMEFLAKKIKEDEAKLHVKILKEETFIDRQKQVLQQEQNKLNFEKSNMKQELELLERERDALQSEKQMIKDERQKLNELNFKLRRKENELEMLSMSTTEEKERGQAEHAAALRIKADQQSREQQITKKMQELMEKEHQILSEKEKLAEERLELERKKNSVLCNKCRLSLGHPINAPPTGIDHTSISNINASPVVTSSLMNGISNPIVPPHLDPSLVVWYITAQKDREFLQEELSFLRSLKESSKKESSKLNFSKR, encoded by the exons ATGTCAAGTCCTGATAAGAAAGGTGGCAACt tttcTGATTTTGACAACAGTGATGATGATATTGCAAGTCTTTTAGCTGACGATGATGAtgatatttttgcaaagaaagcTTTTGGCGATTCTCCATCTAAAAAGCCATCATTAG GTCACATTCTTTCCTCGCAAAATTCAGAAGATTTACCGAAAACTAGTTCAAAAATAACTACAGGAATTATTAATAAGACCTCTCCAAAGCGGACACTATCTAAAAGTAGCTCTAAACTGAGTGATGATGGAACTGATGATGATGCTTTGAATGCTTTTTTATCTGAATCAAGCCTTCCTTCTTTTTTGGCTGACTCCAAAAAGAATTCGCCTTccaaaaagatttcaaagaaaactgGTGAAGAAACAGGagaatcatcaaaattttttgcTGATTTAGATAAGCCATCAAGCACAGTACTGTCacaaagcaaaacaaataaaaatagtcaGTCAAAATCTTCAGTGAGCGATGATGAAGatgatatattgaaatctttagatgcagataataaaattattggcaCTCCTCGTAAACAAAGAAGTGGTTCATTTTTTGatgactttttgaaaaatttatctccTAAATCTTCACCAAAGAAATCTGTAGCTGAACAACTTGATGACATAAAAG gTGATGATTCAGAAGATGATGACTTGTTGAAATCATTAGAATCTGATGTGAAATCTTCAGCATCTCCTCGAAAAAGAAGTGGATCGTTCTTTGAtgacttcttaaaaaatatttctccaaagcAATCTCCAAAAAAGGGACCTGCTCTTAATACTAAATCTTCTAAAATTGAGACAAGTAAAATCGAAg ATTCCGAAGAAGAAGATATTCTTGGAACATTTGCATCCCCTAAAAAAAG TTTTTCCCCAGTGAAAAGAAATCCTACTCAAGAAAAAAGAAGAGAGAGTTTGCAGAAACAAGTTAGCTTTAAAGGTATTCCTGAATCATTGGCGGAACAGTCTCAGAAAGAAAGTCCAGAAAAGAAACAGTCATCATTCACTCCTAAAATGCAAGCAGAAAAATTAGTATCTGAAGTCAAAACAGCAACTAAGTCTATATCACAACCAAAAAGATCAGAAAGAATGGGTGCAACCAGTAAAGATGATACTGATTGGttgaacttttttaaagaaagtccaaaaaaatctgtaaaaccAAAAGAACACCCACCAAAGTCAAAAGAAAACATGACTGATGAAATTCAGATTTCATCCAAAGATTTGAAAGCCAATACCAACAGAAGAAGAAGTTCGAGTGCTGAATGGCTAGGCTTAAGTGAATCAGCAACAGTATCTCAAAGTCTGTTACAAACttctagcaaaaataaaatatctttagaaacaGATGATGACTGGCTGGAAGAAAAAGAACCAGTTAAAATATCTAGACCTAGTACAACACCTGGTAGAACAAGAGTAAGTGATGATTCTCAAACAGCTGATGTAAGTTGGATTACTGATGACAAAAATATTACAGTTGAAAAACGCAAGAATCTATTTGATTCGCCTAATTTATTAAGAGATTCAATATCTTTACCTGAAGCAAGTGCACCTGACATGAATAAAAAGATTGTTATAACAAAAGCCCAAGTTTTAGAACCATCTATTTTACCTCAGGAAAGGAAAGTACCTTcagctcatttaaaagaaattcatttgcaATCATCTgagaatagaaattattcagcATTAGACCTGCAAAATCCAGTTAGCAATGCAACTGACAACTATGCTCTTCGGACGATATCAAAAGATTCTGGCTTCTCTCAAGAACCTGCATTTGAAGGTAGTGCTAACACACATGTTTTGCAAACAATA attaataatcacatttttgaaaGAGATCAACTATTAAAATCTTCTGAAGCAATGAAAGCCATGTATGAAGAAAGAATCAAGACTCTTGAAAATTTACACAA agaCCAGCTTAAAGCATTGCAGGACTCATTAAACAATATGGAAACTAA aataaaatcagaaatggaagggcaaattagaatatttgaagaaaaactaTTCCAAGCAGAAGAAGAAAAGAAGgcattagaaaagaattttaaagctaAACAAGAAACATCCGAAAAagaaactttgaaagaaattcaaaaattaaaggaacTACATAA tCAATCAATTGCTTTAATGAAACAAGATCATGAGGAAGCATTACTTAGGCTAAAAAGATTGAAAGAACAGGAGATTGAAGCTTTGTTGAGTACTCAAGCACACTCAAG atCTTTGCAACATTTAACAGAACAGTTAGAAGCAAGAACTGCAGAACTAGCTTCGTTACAAGTGAAACTTGAGGAAAGAAATCAAGTCACTATGAGAGAGAGACAAGCTGTTTTGGATGCTAAAGAGAAGGATCTGAGAA GTTTACAGAACAGACTTCAGAAACAGCTTGATAACAGTGATGAGGAAAGAGACAGACTGCAACAACTGGTACTTAAACTAGAGAGTCGTTTACAAAAGTATACAACAGAAGGAGAAGAG gaaCGCTGGGAACTGCAGCAAATGAAAGCTAGACTATCAGTTCAACAGAAACATTTAGATGAAGAATACAAGTTACAAGTGCAGCAAgttgaaagagaaaaagaaaagatacgTTTATCTCAG GATTCTTTATTACATGAGCAAAAAACTGTCCTTGTCCAGCTAGCACAAGAAAGACAACAATTAATGCAAGAAAAGGCTGATATGGAATTTTTAGCTAAGAAGATCAAGGAAGATGAGGCAAAActtcatgtcaaaatattaaaa GAAGAAACTTTCATTGATAGGCAAAAACAAGTTCTACAACAAGAACAGAATAAGCttaactttgaaaagagtaataTGAAACAAGAATTGGAATTATTAGAACGAGAGAGAGATGCCCTTCAGTCAGAAAAACAGATGATAAAAGATGAAAGGCAAAaacttaatgaattaaattttaaactgagaaggaaagaaaatgaattagaaatgttATCTATG TCCACTACAGAAGAAAAGGAAAGAGGGCAAGCAGAACATGCAGCTGCTCTGAGAATTAAGGCAGATCAACAATCAAGAGaacaacaaattacaaaaaagatgCAAGAGCTGATGGAAAAGGAGCATCAAATATTATCT gaaaaagaaaaattagcagAAGAGCGACTtgaattagaaagaaagaaaaattctgtgcTTTGCAACAAATGTAGGCTCTCTCTAGGGCATCCAATAAATG ctcCTCCAACTGGAATTGATCACACATCAATCAGCAATATTAATGCCTCACCAGTTGTTACATCATCTCTTATGAATGGGATCTCAAATCCTATAGTACCGCCTCATCTAGATCCAAGCTTGGTTGTTTGGTATATAACAGCCCAAAAa gaTAGAGAATTTTTACAAGAGGAGCTGTCTTTCTTAAGATCACTGAAAGAATCCAGCAAGAAAGAATCCTCAAAGTTAAATTTCTCTAAGAGATAG
- the LOC129961774 gene encoding vacuolar protein-sorting-associated protein 36-like translates to MDRFQWWEDIAHPGENLLLNQGSVKLYDGSKKTLFESGTLTLTTHRLRWRDDINPNTDMSLNLSQIVLIEKESATWTKSAKIIAHLSAILEEDKKPGPVKYSPFNFVKFSFRGGGDKEFFNSLSDAIAKKAWEDPSASYPKGKQYRAGIVGIERQIRDRNEATGETISEAFEDLKNLMKMAKEMVNLSKSVSQKLREKQSDITEDETIQFKSHLLSLGISDPVTKSEYGSGSAFHTELAKQLSDALLKPLQTAGGILSLTEVYCRVNRARGVELISPEDLLNACLMLEKLNLLVKLHKFDSGVMVLRLETHDTAKEAHKVGEILKEKGSLTADELSVLSKVSLVIAKERLLFLEKEGIACRDDSIEGLRFYPNRFFTERA, encoded by the coding sequence ATGGATCGATTTCAGTGGTGGGAAGATATTGCTCATCCTGGGGAAAATCTTCTTTTGAATCAGGGTAGTGTAAAATTGTATGATGGAAGCAAAAAGACACTTTTTGAATCGGGTACTTTGACTCTAACTACCCACAGACTTCGATGGAGAGATGATATTAACCCAAATACTGATATGAGTCTGAATTTGTCACAGATTGTTCTGATAGAGAAAGAGAGTGCCACTTGGACTAAAAGTGCCAAAATAATTGCACATTTGAGTGCTATTTTGGAAGAAGATAAAAAACCTGGCCCTGTAAAGTACAGCCCattcaattttgttaaattttccttTCGAGGAGGAGGAGATAAAGAGTTTTTCAATTCTTTGTCTGATGCAATAGCTAAAAAAGCTTGGGAAGATCCCTCTGCTTCATATCCCAAAGGAAAGCAGTATCGTGCTGGTATTGTGGGCATTGAGAGACAGATCCGGGACAGAAATGAAGCTACTGGTGAAACTATTTCAGAAGCTTTTGAAGATCTCAAGAACCTGATGAAAATGGCTAAAGAAATGGTAAATCTTTCGAAAAGTGTTTCACAAAAATTGAGAGAGAAGCAGAGTGATATTACTGAAGATGAAACAATTCAGTTCAAATCTCATTTGCTAAGTCTAGGTATTAGTGATCCTGTAACTAAATCTGAGTATGGTTCTGGTAGTGCATTTCATACTGAACTTGCAAAGCAGCTGTCTGATGCTTTACTCAAACCATTGCAAACTGCTGGAGGAATATTATCATTAACAGAGGTATACTGCAGAGTGAATCGGGCAAGAGGAGTAGAATTAATTTCTCCTGAAGATTTATTGAATGCTTGTTTGATgttggaaaaattgaatttacttgTAAAACTCCATAAGTTTGATAGTGGTGTCATGGTTCTTCGTTTAGAAACTCATGATACTGCTAAAGAAGCTCATAAAGTTGGggaaattcttaaagaaaaaggATCATTAACTGCTGATGAACTGTCAGTTCTTTCTAAAGTCTCACTTGTTATAGCTAAAGAGAGGTTGCTGTTTCTGGAAAAGGAAGGTATTGCATGCAGAGATGATTCGATTGAAGGTTTAAGATTTTATCCTAATCGTTTCTTTACTGAAAGAGCATAA